The Equus caballus isolate H_3958 breed thoroughbred chromosome 22, TB-T2T, whole genome shotgun sequence genome window below encodes:
- the SALL4 gene encoding sal-like protein 4 isoform X2, translated as MSRRKQAKPQHINSEEDQGEQQPQQPAREFADAAPAAPAAGEPGAPMNHPGNGDDVSGDGVTMKRLRREDTHICEKCCAEFFSFSEFLEHKKNCTKNPPVLIMNDSEGPVPSEDFSGAVLSHQPHSPSSKDGHREDAGSSGDGKEKPGAEPVMYLKTETAVPPTPQDISYLPKGKVANTNVTLQALRGTKVAVNQRSADALPAPLPGANSIPWVLEQILCLQQQQLQQIQLTEQIRIQVNMWASHALHSGVAGADTLKTLGSHMSQQVSAAVALLSQKAGSQGLSLDALKQAKLPHTNIPSTTSSVSPGLTPFALKPDGTRVLPNVMSRLPGALLPQAPGSVLFQSPFSTVALDPSKKGKGKPPSISPVDVKPKDEAILYKHKCRSSLPSPFIRAQPTYVKVEVPGTFVGPATMSPGVTPLLAAQPRRQAKQHGCTRCGKNFSSASALQIHERTHTGEKPFVCNICARAFTTKGNLKVHYMTHGASNSSARRGRKLAIENTMALLGTEGKRVPEMFPKEILAPSVNVDPVVWNQYTTMLNGGLAMKTNEISVIQSGGIPTLPVSLGASSIANNNAISKMDGSQSALSAEVEKPGAADSVPKHQFPHFLEENKIAVS; from the exons ATGTCGAGGCGCAAGCAGGCGAAACCCCAACACATCAACTCGGAGGAGGACCAGGGCGAGCAGCAGCCGCAGCAGCCGGCCCGGGAGTTTGCAGATGCGGCCCCAGCGGCGCCGGCGGCGGGGGAGCCGg GTGCTCCAATGAACCACCCAGGGAATGGCGATGACGTGAGTGGGGACGGAGTGACGATGAAGAGGCTTCGTCGGGAAGACACTCACATCTGTGAGAAGTGCTGTGCGGAGTTCTTCAGCTTCTCTGAGTTCTTAGAACATAAGAAAAATTGCACTAAAAATCCACCTGTCCTCATCATGAATGACAGTGAGGGGCCGGTGCCTTCAGAAGACTTCTCTGGGGCTGTGCTGAGCCACCAGCCGCACAGTCCGAGCAGTAAGGATGGTCACCGGGAGGATGCCGGCAGCTCAGGGGACGGGAAGGAGAAGCCGGGGGCAGAGCCCGTCATGTACCTAAAGACGGAGACCGCTGTGCCACCCACTCCCCAGGACATAAGCTATTTACCCAAAGGCAAAGTGGCCAACACTAACGTCACTCTTCAAGCACTACGGGGCACCAAGGTGGCGGTGAATCAGCGGAGTGCGGATGCTCTGCCAGCCCCCTTGCCTGGTGCCAACAGCATCCCGTGGGTCCTCGAGCAGATCTTGtgtctgcagcagcagcagctacaGCAGATCCAGCTCACCGAACAGATCCGCATTCAGGTGAACATGTGGGCTTCCCACGCCCTCCACTCCGGCGTGGCGGGAGCTGATACCCTGAAGACACTGGGCAGCCACATGTCCCAGCAGGTTTCGGCCGCTGTGGCTCTGCTCAGCCAGAAGGCTGGAAGCCAAGGTCTGTCTCTGGATGCCTTGAAACAAGCCAAGCTACCTCACACAAACATCCCTTCCACCACCAGCTCCGTGTCCCCAGGGCTGACACCCTTCGCCCTGAAGCCAGATGGGACCAGGGTGCTCCCGAACGTCATGTCACGCCTCCCGGGTGCCCTGCTACCTCAGGCCCCAGGCTCTGTGCTCTTCCAGAGCCCCTTCTCCACGGTGGCGTTAGACCCATccaagaaagggaaagggaagccACCGAGCATCTCCCCAGTGGATGTCAAACCCAAAGACGAGGCCATCCTCTACAAGCACAAGT GTCGGAGCAGTCTCCCATCACCCTTTATCCGAGCCCAGCCAACCTATGTCAAAGTTGAAGTTCCTGGTACGTTTGTTGGACCTGCGACCATGTCCCCAGGCGTGACACCTTTGTTAGCGGCGCAGCCACGCCGACAGGCCAAGCAGCACGGGTGCACGCGATGCGGGAAGAACTTCTCGTCTGCCAGCGCTCTTCAGATTCACGAGCGGACGCACACTGGGGAGAAGCCTTTCGTGTGTAACATATGTGCACGAGCTTTTACCACTAAAGGCAACTTGAAG GTCCACTATATGACGCACGGGGCCAGCAATAGCTCTGCACGCCGGGGGAGGAAGCTGGCCATCGAGAACACCATGGCTCTCTTAGGAACGGAGGGAAAGAGAGTCCCCGAGATGTTTCCCAAGGAAATCCTGGCCCCTTCGGTGAATGTGGACCCTGTCGTGTGGAACCAGTACACCACCATGCTCAATGGCGGTCTGGCCATGAAGACCAACGAGATCTCCGTGATCCAGAGCGGTGGCATTCCTACCCTCCCGGTTTCCCTGGGGGCCAGCTCCATCGCGAATAACAACGCTATCTCCAAGATGGATGGCTCCCAGTCAGCTCTCAGCGCCGAAGTAGAGAAACCAGGGGCTGCCGACAGTGTTCCCAAGCACCAGTTCCCTCACTTCCTGGAGGAAAACAAGATCGCAGTCAGCTAA
- the SALL4 gene encoding sal-like protein 4 isoform X1 has translation MSRRKQAKPQHINSEEDQGEQQPQQPAREFADAAPAAPAAGEPGAPMNHPGNGDDVSGDGVTMKRLRREDTHICEKCCAEFFSFSEFLEHKKNCTKNPPVLIMNDSEGPVPSEDFSGAVLSHQPHSPSSKDGHREDAGSSGDGKEKPGAEPVMYLKTETAVPPTPQDISYLPKGKVANTNVTLQALRGTKVAVNQRSADALPAPLPGANSIPWVLEQILCLQQQQLQQIQLTEQIRIQVNMWASHALHSGVAGADTLKTLGSHMSQQVSAAVALLSQKAGSQGLSLDALKQAKLPHTNIPSTTSSVSPGLTPFALKPDGTRVLPNVMSRLPGALLPQAPGSVLFQSPFSTVALDPSKKGKGKPPSISPVDVKPKDEAILYKHKCKYCSKVFGTDSSLQIHLRSHTGERPFVCSVCGHRFTTKGNLKVHFHRHPQVKANPQLFAEFHDKMAAGNGLPYALSVPVPVDESSLSLDSKPVLVTGTPNVGLPQNLSSGTNPKDLMGGPLPNDLQPGPSPESEDGSILSGVGPNHNSLRVGGFQGSGTPEPGSETLKLQQLVENIDKATTDPNECLICHRVLSCQSSLKMHYRTHTGERPFQCKICGRAFSTKGNLKTHLGVHRTNTSIKTQHSCPICQKKFTNAVMLQQHIRMHMGGQIPNTPLPENPCDFTGPEPMMVSENGSTGAVCHDDVVESIDVDEVGPQDAPSSSSKVPMPLPNVHSASPTLGFTMMASLDAPGKVGPAPLVLQRQSSRENGSVESDGLTNDSSSSVMGDQEYQSRSPDVLETTSFQALSPANSQAESIKSKSPDAGGKADGSESGRPEMEGRSSLPSPFIRAQPTYVKVEVPGTFVGPATMSPGVTPLLAAQPRRQAKQHGCTRCGKNFSSASALQIHERTHTGEKPFVCNICARAFTTKGNLKVHYMTHGASNSSARRGRKLAIENTMALLGTEGKRVPEMFPKEILAPSVNVDPVVWNQYTTMLNGGLAMKTNEISVIQSGGIPTLPVSLGASSIANNNAISKMDGSQSALSAEVEKPGAADSVPKHQFPHFLEENKIAVS, from the exons ATGTCGAGGCGCAAGCAGGCGAAACCCCAACACATCAACTCGGAGGAGGACCAGGGCGAGCAGCAGCCGCAGCAGCCGGCCCGGGAGTTTGCAGATGCGGCCCCAGCGGCGCCGGCGGCGGGGGAGCCGg GTGCTCCAATGAACCACCCAGGGAATGGCGATGACGTGAGTGGGGACGGAGTGACGATGAAGAGGCTTCGTCGGGAAGACACTCACATCTGTGAGAAGTGCTGTGCGGAGTTCTTCAGCTTCTCTGAGTTCTTAGAACATAAGAAAAATTGCACTAAAAATCCACCTGTCCTCATCATGAATGACAGTGAGGGGCCGGTGCCTTCAGAAGACTTCTCTGGGGCTGTGCTGAGCCACCAGCCGCACAGTCCGAGCAGTAAGGATGGTCACCGGGAGGATGCCGGCAGCTCAGGGGACGGGAAGGAGAAGCCGGGGGCAGAGCCCGTCATGTACCTAAAGACGGAGACCGCTGTGCCACCCACTCCCCAGGACATAAGCTATTTACCCAAAGGCAAAGTGGCCAACACTAACGTCACTCTTCAAGCACTACGGGGCACCAAGGTGGCGGTGAATCAGCGGAGTGCGGATGCTCTGCCAGCCCCCTTGCCTGGTGCCAACAGCATCCCGTGGGTCCTCGAGCAGATCTTGtgtctgcagcagcagcagctacaGCAGATCCAGCTCACCGAACAGATCCGCATTCAGGTGAACATGTGGGCTTCCCACGCCCTCCACTCCGGCGTGGCGGGAGCTGATACCCTGAAGACACTGGGCAGCCACATGTCCCAGCAGGTTTCGGCCGCTGTGGCTCTGCTCAGCCAGAAGGCTGGAAGCCAAGGTCTGTCTCTGGATGCCTTGAAACAAGCCAAGCTACCTCACACAAACATCCCTTCCACCACCAGCTCCGTGTCCCCAGGGCTGACACCCTTCGCCCTGAAGCCAGATGGGACCAGGGTGCTCCCGAACGTCATGTCACGCCTCCCGGGTGCCCTGCTACCTCAGGCCCCAGGCTCTGTGCTCTTCCAGAGCCCCTTCTCCACGGTGGCGTTAGACCCATccaagaaagggaaagggaagccACCGAGCATCTCCCCAGTGGATGTCAAACCCAAAGACGAGGCCATCCTCTACAAGCACAAGTGTAAGTACTGTAGCAAGGTTTTTGGGACTGATAGCTCCTTGCAGATCCACCTCCGTTCCCATACTGGAGAGAGACCCTTCGTGTGCTCTGTCTGTGGCCACCGGTTCACCACCAAGGGCAACCTCAAGGTGCACTTTCATCGACATCCCCAGGTGAAGGCAAACCCCCAGCTGTTTGCCGAGTTCCACGACAAAATGGCGGCAGGCAATGGCCTTCCCTATGCACTCTCTGTACCTGTCCCTGTAGATGAATCGAGTCTCTCTTTAGACAGCAAACCTGTCCTGGTAACAGGGACCCCCAATGTAGGGCTACCTCAGAATCTCTCTTCGGGGACTAACCCCAAGGACCTCATGGGTGGCCCACTGCCCAACGACCTGCAGCCTGGGCCTTCTCCGGAAAGTGAGGATGGATCCATactctctggggtggggccaaaCCATAATTCCCTGAGGGTTGGTGGCTTCCAAGGGAGTGGGACACCCGAGCCAGGGTCAGAGACTCTGAAATTGCAGCAACTGGTGGAGAACATCGACAAGGCCACCACCGACCCCAATGAATGTCTCATTTGCCACCGTGTCTTAAGCTGCCAAAGCTCCCTCAAAATGCATTACCgcacccacactggggagagaCCCTTCCAGTGTAAGATCTGTGGTCGAGCCTTCTCCACCAAAGGCAACTTGAAGACACACCTCGGGGTTCACCGAACCAACACATCCATAAAGACGCAGCATTCGTGCCCCATCTGCCAGAAGAAGTTTACCAACGCAGTCATGTTGCAGCAGCATATTCGGATGCACATGGGTGGGCAGATTCCCAACACACCCCTGCCGGAGAATCCCTGTGATTTTACAGGTCCCGAGCCAATGATGGTCAGTGAGAATGGCAGTACAGGTGCCGTCTGCCATGATGATGTTGTCGAAAGCATCGATGTAGATGAAGTTGGCCCCCAGGATGCCCCCAGTAGCTCCTCAAAGGTCCCCATGCCTCTTCCCAACGTCCACTCGGCATCACCTACTCTAGGGTTCACCATGATGGCGTCCCTAGATGCCCCAGGGAAAGTGGGTCCTGCTCCTCTTGTCCTTCAGCGACAGAGCAGCAGAGAAAACGGTTCAGTGGAGAGTGATGGCTTGACCAACGACTCGTCGTCCTCCGTGATGGGAGACCAGGAATATCAGAGCCGAAGTCCAGACGTCCTGGAGACCACGTCCTTCCAGGCACTCTCCCCGGCCAATAGCCAAGCAGAAAGTATCAAGTCCAAGTCTCCTGATGCTGGCGGCAAAGCAGACGGCTCCGAGAGCGGCCGCCCTGAGATGGAAG GTCGGAGCAGTCTCCCATCACCCTTTATCCGAGCCCAGCCAACCTATGTCAAAGTTGAAGTTCCTGGTACGTTTGTTGGACCTGCGACCATGTCCCCAGGCGTGACACCTTTGTTAGCGGCGCAGCCACGCCGACAGGCCAAGCAGCACGGGTGCACGCGATGCGGGAAGAACTTCTCGTCTGCCAGCGCTCTTCAGATTCACGAGCGGACGCACACTGGGGAGAAGCCTTTCGTGTGTAACATATGTGCACGAGCTTTTACCACTAAAGGCAACTTGAAG GTCCACTATATGACGCACGGGGCCAGCAATAGCTCTGCACGCCGGGGGAGGAAGCTGGCCATCGAGAACACCATGGCTCTCTTAGGAACGGAGGGAAAGAGAGTCCCCGAGATGTTTCCCAAGGAAATCCTGGCCCCTTCGGTGAATGTGGACCCTGTCGTGTGGAACCAGTACACCACCATGCTCAATGGCGGTCTGGCCATGAAGACCAACGAGATCTCCGTGATCCAGAGCGGTGGCATTCCTACCCTCCCGGTTTCCCTGGGGGCCAGCTCCATCGCGAATAACAACGCTATCTCCAAGATGGATGGCTCCCAGTCAGCTCTCAGCGCCGAAGTAGAGAAACCAGGGGCTGCCGACAGTGTTCCCAAGCACCAGTTCCCTCACTTCCTGGAGGAAAACAAGATCGCAGTCAGCTAA